The nucleotide window AATTCATTAAGTGAAAAAACTATCAAAGGTGAGTTTGTTGTTTTGATTGCTCCACAAGATTGGATTGAAGATTAATTTTCGTCGCTGTATTTAATAAGCGAATTGACCACGTATTTTTTCAGTTTATCTCTGCCGCTCAAAAACGAAAGTTCAATAATAAAAGATAACTGAACTACCTCTCCACCCAGAGTTTCAATCAATTTACAAGCGGCTTCAGCAGTGCCACCTGTTGCAAGCAAATCATCGTGTACTAAAACAGATTCGCCAGGCAAGATTGCATCCTTATGTATCTCAAGCACATCTGTACCATATTCCAATGAATATTCAACTTTGATTTTTTCTGCAGGTAATTTCCCCGGCTTCCGGATTGGAACAAATCCAGCATTAAGTTGCTGAGCCAGCATCGGACCGAAAATAAATCCTCTTGATTCAATTCCGGCAACTTTATCAATATGAATATTTTCCGTAAAGCTTAATAAATTATTGAGAGACATTTTCAACACAGTGGGATTTTTTAGAAGCGTTGTGATATCGCGAAACATTATCCCCTGCTTTGGAAAGT belongs to Ignavibacteriales bacterium and includes:
- a CDS encoding adenine phosphoribosyltransferase — translated: MYDDLKKYIRSIKDFPKQGIMFRDITTLLKNPTVLKMSLNNLLSFTENIHIDKVAGIESRGFIFGPMLAQQLNAGFVPIRKPGKLPAEKIKVEYSLEYGTDVLEIHKDAILPGESVLVHDDLLATGGTAEAACKLIETLGGEVVQLSFIIELSFLSGRDKLKKYVVNSLIKYSDEN